From Pseudoalteromonas sp. R3, one genomic window encodes:
- the fmt gene encoding methionyl-tRNA formyltransferase produces MSKSLRIVFAGTPDFAAKHLAALIASHHDVVAVYSQPDRPAGRGKKLKASEVKTLALEHNLPVYQPQSLKSDDAQAELAALNADVMVVVAYGLLLPKAILDTPRLGCLNVHGSILPRWRGAAPIQRAIWAGDKETGVTIMQMDEGLDTGDMLHIATCPIDENETSASLYNKLAELGPGALVETLDKLAEDKLSAEPQDDALANYAKKLSKEEANIDWAMDATQIERNIRAFNPWPVCYTQMQGQTVKVWQATVVSQQGTPGQVLSADKTGITIACGEQALTITQLQPQGKKPMSAQDFLNGRSDWVTPGSQVGA; encoded by the coding sequence GTGAGCAAATCTCTGCGTATTGTCTTTGCGGGCACCCCGGATTTTGCTGCCAAGCATTTGGCAGCGCTAATCGCATCACACCATGACGTTGTCGCTGTGTACAGCCAGCCTGACCGCCCAGCCGGTCGCGGCAAAAAACTCAAAGCCAGCGAAGTAAAAACTCTGGCGCTGGAACACAATCTGCCCGTCTATCAACCACAATCACTCAAGTCTGACGACGCACAGGCTGAGCTTGCTGCGCTGAATGCCGATGTCATGGTGGTAGTGGCTTATGGCCTGCTGTTACCCAAAGCCATTTTGGATACACCACGACTTGGCTGCCTGAATGTACATGGTTCAATTCTGCCACGCTGGCGTGGTGCTGCACCAATCCAACGTGCTATCTGGGCTGGCGACAAAGAGACAGGCGTCACCATTATGCAAATGGATGAAGGTCTGGATACCGGCGACATGCTGCACATTGCTACCTGCCCGATTGACGAGAATGAAACCAGTGCCAGCCTGTATAACAAGCTGGCCGAACTGGGACCAGGTGCATTAGTAGAGACACTGGACAAGCTAGCCGAAGACAAGCTGAGTGCCGAGCCGCAGGATGATGCGCTGGCCAATTACGCTAAAAAGCTGTCTAAAGAAGAAGCCAATATAGACTGGGCAATGGACGCAACACAAATTGAGCGTAACATCCGCGCCTTCAATCCCTGGCCTGTCTGCTACACTCAGATGCAGGGACAAACGGTTAAGGTTTGGCAGGCAACGGTTGTATCGCAGCAAGGCACGCCCGGTCAGGTACTCAGTGCCGATAAAACCGGTATCACCATTGCTTGTGGTGAGCAAGCACTGACTATCACGCAGCTTCAGCCTCAAGGTAAAAAGCCCATGTCAGCGCAGGATTTCCTGAATGGTCGCAGCGACTGGGTAACCCCTGGTAGTCAGGTGGGTGCCTGA
- a CDS encoding flagellar brake protein: MLRRKTQRSRKHLSQIPAGSLIDIEIVMPASRKRVRTEFIGVLEDQYIILNYPNPKRLGAAADYVKTGTEIIVRALPEDSDGQIIAFKENIKAISNHPARLIFLFYPHEVQTYQLRAQTRVPALIPAILQLSDYNEVGVIKDISLSGMMFDIQKEHLPDDLESENCEVLIEGKDDNASAIKGKVCRIIESAEGNVSLGIQVVGPDTTIKAVLKDYLIDLSILSDEGES, from the coding sequence ATGTTAAGGCGTAAAACGCAACGGAGCAGGAAGCACTTATCGCAGATCCCGGCAGGCAGTTTGATTGATATTGAAATTGTGATGCCAGCTAGTCGCAAACGCGTCCGTACAGAGTTTATCGGGGTGCTTGAAGACCAGTATATTATTTTAAATTATCCCAACCCTAAGCGACTCGGCGCGGCGGCAGATTATGTGAAGACGGGGACGGAAATCATCGTCCGGGCCCTGCCAGAAGACAGCGATGGTCAGATCATTGCTTTCAAAGAGAACATTAAAGCCATTAGTAATCACCCCGCGCGGCTTATTTTTCTTTTCTACCCTCATGAAGTACAAACTTATCAACTGCGTGCCCAAACCCGCGTACCAGCACTTATACCTGCCATATTACAGTTATCAGACTACAATGAAGTGGGTGTGATCAAAGACATTTCTCTGTCGGGTATGATGTTCGATATTCAAAAAGAGCATTTACCCGATGACCTGGAATCAGAAAACTGTGAAGTGCTGATTGAAGGTAAAGATGACAATGCATCGGCGATTAAAGGCAAAGTGTGTCGTATTATCGAAAGTGCAGAGGGTAACGTGTCTTTAGGGATCCAGGTAGTGGGCCCGGACACGACTATTAAAGCGGTGCTAAAAGACTATCTGATCGATCTGTCTATTTTATCTGATGAAGGGGAGAGCTAG
- the trkA gene encoding Trk system potassium transporter TrkA produces the protein MKIIILGAGQVGGTLAENLVGEQNEITVVDIDGERLRELQDKYDLQGVTGHSAHPDVLRQAGAEDADMVIAVTSSDEVNMIACQVAYSIFNTPTKIARIRSEQYLKYREKLFHNDDLPVDHYIAPEQLVTRYIRRLIDYPGALQVLQFADGMLSLVAVKAYYGGLLVGYALSALKEHIPNVDTRVAAIYRQGKAIKPLGTTVIEADDEVFFIAATKHIRAVMNELQKLERSYRKIMIAGGGNIGAGLARSLEKNHSVKLIERNLDRASSLSEMLDNTVVFCGDASDQELLSEEHIEQVDVFIAVTNDDEANIMAAMLAKRMGAQKTMVLIQRGAYVDLVQGGEIDIAISPQQATISALLTHVRRGDIVNVYSLRKGAAEAIEAVAHGDENTSKVVGRAIRDIKLPAGTTIGAIVRDDEVLIAHDDTIILSGDHVIMFLIDKKQIGVVEKLFQVSALFV, from the coding sequence ATGAAAATCATCATCTTAGGCGCCGGGCAAGTCGGCGGCACACTGGCCGAAAACTTGGTCGGCGAACAGAACGAAATCACCGTGGTAGACATTGACGGCGAACGACTGCGGGAATTGCAGGATAAGTACGACCTGCAAGGCGTGACCGGACACAGTGCACATCCGGATGTACTCAGGCAGGCCGGTGCCGAAGATGCCGATATGGTTATTGCGGTGACCAGCTCGGACGAAGTCAATATGATTGCCTGTCAGGTGGCCTATAGTATTTTTAATACGCCAACTAAGATTGCTCGGATCCGTTCTGAGCAATACCTGAAGTATAGGGAGAAGCTGTTCCATAATGATGACCTGCCAGTCGATCACTATATCGCACCGGAACAATTGGTCACTCGTTACATTCGTCGCCTGATCGATTACCCAGGTGCATTGCAGGTGCTACAGTTTGCTGATGGCATGTTATCGCTGGTCGCCGTTAAAGCCTATTATGGTGGTCTGCTGGTTGGCTATGCTCTGTCTGCGCTGAAAGAGCATATTCCCAATGTTGATACCCGGGTGGCAGCAATTTATCGCCAGGGTAAAGCCATCAAACCTTTGGGTACCACAGTGATAGAGGCCGATGATGAGGTATTCTTTATCGCGGCAACCAAACACATTCGTGCAGTTATGAATGAGCTGCAGAAACTCGAACGTTCATATCGAAAAATTATGATTGCCGGTGGAGGTAATATCGGCGCAGGATTGGCGAGATCATTGGAGAAAAACCACAGCGTGAAGCTGATTGAGCGCAATCTTGACAGGGCCTCTTCTCTGTCTGAAATGCTCGACAACACGGTGGTATTCTGTGGTGATGCCTCTGATCAGGAGTTATTATCCGAAGAGCATATCGAGCAGGTCGATGTCTTTATTGCGGTAACCAATGACGATGAAGCCAACATCATGGCTGCCATGCTCGCCAAACGTATGGGTGCGCAGAAAACCATGGTCCTCATCCAGCGAGGCGCTTATGTTGACCTGGTGCAGGGGGGAGAAATCGACATTGCTATCTCACCTCAGCAGGCGACTATCTCAGCCTTGCTTACGCATGTCAGACGTGGTGATATAGTAAACGTTTACTCACTTCGTAAGGGCGCTGCTGAAGCCATTGAAGCTGTTGCCCATGGTGACGAAAACACCTCTAAAGTGGTCGGCCGTGCGATTCGAGACATCAAGTTGCCAGCAGGCACCACCATTGGCGCCATAGTTCGTGACGACGAAGTACTGATCGCCCACGATGACACCATTATCTTGTCGGGTGACCATGTCATCATGTTCCTGATCGACAAAAAGCAAATAGGTGTGGTTGAAAAGCTCTTCCAGGTCAGTGCACTGTTTGTGTGA
- the def gene encoding peptide deformylase — MAKLAVLSFPDERLRTVAKPVAEVNDEIRQIVADMLETMYEENGIGLAATQVDIHQRIVVIDVSEERDEPRVLINPEIIAKDGSTISEEGCLSVPYSYAKVDRAETVTVKALNEHGESYEFDADGLLAVCVQHELDHLQGKLFIDYLSPLKRQRIRKKIEKEAKLAARA, encoded by the coding sequence ATGGCTAAGTTAGCAGTACTAAGTTTTCCTGATGAGCGTTTGCGTACGGTTGCGAAACCGGTTGCTGAAGTAAATGACGAGATCCGCCAGATTGTCGCGGACATGCTGGAAACTATGTATGAAGAAAATGGTATTGGCCTTGCTGCTACGCAGGTAGACATCCATCAACGTATTGTAGTGATCGACGTGTCAGAAGAACGCGATGAACCTCGCGTGCTGATCAACCCAGAGATCATTGCCAAAGATGGCTCTACTATCAGCGAAGAAGGCTGCTTATCTGTGCCTTATTCCTATGCCAAAGTAGACCGCGCTGAAACCGTGACGGTTAAAGCCCTTAATGAACATGGCGAAAGCTATGAGTTTGACGCAGATGGCTTGTTAGCTGTTTGTGTTCAGCACGAACTGGATCACCTGCAAGGCAAGTTATTCATCGATTACTTGTCGCCGCTGAAACGTCAGCGGATCCGTAAAAAAATCGAAAAAGAAGCCAAACTGGCGGCGCGCGCGTAA
- the rsmB gene encoding 16S rRNA (cytosine(967)-C(5))-methyltransferase RsmB: MANVRALAAQTLFQVVDKGQSLTTQLPYASRQLPVKDRALLQQICYGVLRYLPSLEHYCQQLLEQPLKGKNRVFQFLLYVGIYQLQHMRVPSHAAVAETVNAANKLQAPGLKGLINAVLRNFQRAQETLEASANAIPVCKYNHPGWFIKKLQAAYPEHWEEILTANQQQAPMWLRVNQRQSSTTDYAARLDAEGIAHTLDADFVDGILLTKPVDVQQLPDFAQGASSVQDAAAQMAARLLDPQDGEHILDACAAPGGKTCHILELADANVIALDADGERLKRVDENLKRLHLSAQCLEADAANPDNWWQGKQFDRILLDVPCSATGVIRRHPDIKWLRRATDIEELAALQASILDSIWPLLKPGGTLVYATCSVLPQENTEQVTAFLTRTQDAQLKPLHDQDTPEKPGLQLLPGHTDGFYYARLKKQ; the protein is encoded by the coding sequence ATGGCCAACGTACGCGCGCTCGCCGCGCAAACGCTGTTTCAGGTTGTTGATAAAGGTCAGTCTCTGACAACCCAACTGCCCTATGCCAGCCGTCAGTTGCCGGTAAAAGACCGCGCCCTGCTACAACAGATTTGCTATGGTGTTTTGCGATATTTGCCCAGCCTGGAGCATTATTGCCAGCAACTACTTGAGCAACCACTTAAGGGCAAGAATCGGGTGTTTCAGTTTTTATTGTATGTCGGTATTTACCAGCTACAACATATGCGGGTTCCCTCTCACGCAGCCGTCGCCGAAACCGTCAATGCGGCCAATAAGCTGCAAGCACCAGGTCTGAAAGGACTGATAAACGCGGTATTGCGTAACTTCCAGCGTGCCCAGGAAACGTTAGAAGCCAGTGCCAATGCCATCCCTGTATGCAAATACAACCATCCGGGCTGGTTTATCAAAAAGCTACAGGCAGCTTACCCTGAACATTGGGAAGAGATTTTAACAGCCAACCAGCAGCAAGCACCTATGTGGTTACGCGTTAACCAACGCCAGTCGAGCACCACAGACTATGCCGCGCGCCTCGATGCCGAAGGCATTGCACATACTTTGGATGCGGACTTTGTGGATGGCATTTTGCTGACCAAGCCTGTAGATGTGCAGCAGTTACCAGACTTTGCTCAGGGTGCCAGCTCAGTGCAGGATGCCGCAGCACAAATGGCAGCTCGCTTACTGGACCCACAGGATGGCGAGCATATTCTGGATGCCTGTGCCGCCCCCGGTGGTAAAACCTGCCATATTCTGGAACTGGCCGATGCCAATGTGATTGCTTTGGATGCCGACGGTGAACGTCTCAAACGCGTCGACGAAAACCTTAAACGTCTGCATCTCAGCGCCCAATGCCTTGAAGCCGATGCTGCAAATCCGGATAACTGGTGGCAGGGCAAGCAGTTTGACCGTATTTTGCTGGATGTGCCCTGCTCGGCAACTGGTGTGATCCGCCGCCACCCGGACATCAAATGGTTGCGTCGTGCCACCGATATAGAAGAGCTGGCGGCGCTACAGGCCAGTATTTTAGATAGCATCTGGCCACTGCTGAAACCAGGTGGTACGTTAGTGTATGCAACCTGCTCCGTGCTGCCTCAGGAAAATACAGAGCAAGTTACCGCATTTTTAACACGTACTCAGGATGCTCAGCTTAAACCTTTGCATGATCAAGACACGCCGGAAAAACCTGGCTTGCAACTGCTACCAGGCCATACCGATGGCTTTTATTACGCACGGCTGAAAAAACAATAA
- the pepQ gene encoding Xaa-Pro dipeptidase translates to MEQLANLYAEHIATLQQRTKTIIERENLDGLVIHSGQAKRQFLDDMYYPFKVNPQFKAWLPVIDNPHCWLVVNGTDKPKLIFYRPVDFWHKVPDEPSDFWADYFDIQLLLQPDQVEQFLPYDKASLAYIGEYLEVAQALGFTQMNPEPVMNYLHFHRAYKTSYELTCLREANRLAVLGHKAARDAFYAKESEYGIQQAYLQATEHMENDTPYGNIVALNENCAILHYTHFERRAPQQHVSFLIDAGANFNGYASDITRTYDFARKGEFADLIKVMNTHQIELGQALQPGKLYGELHLDCHKRVAQVLIDFDIVRGLSVEGILDQGITSTFFPHGLGHHLGLQVHDMGGFMADELGTHQAPPEGHPFLRCTRKIEANQVFTIEPGLYFIDSLLGDLAQTDNKQYVNWDKVDAFKPYGGIRIEDNIIVHDDRLENMTRDLALD, encoded by the coding sequence ATGGAACAATTAGCAAACTTGTATGCCGAGCATATTGCAACGCTGCAACAGCGTACGAAGACCATTATTGAACGTGAGAACCTCGATGGACTCGTGATCCACTCAGGGCAAGCCAAGCGCCAGTTTCTGGATGATATGTATTATCCGTTCAAGGTGAACCCACAATTTAAAGCGTGGTTACCGGTCATCGATAATCCACACTGCTGGCTGGTGGTTAATGGCACAGATAAGCCTAAGCTGATCTTCTACCGTCCGGTGGATTTCTGGCACAAAGTACCGGATGAGCCAAGCGACTTCTGGGCTGACTATTTTGATATTCAGCTGCTGCTTCAGCCCGACCAGGTTGAACAATTCTTACCTTACGATAAAGCCAGCCTGGCGTATATTGGTGAGTATCTTGAGGTGGCACAGGCACTGGGCTTTACTCAGATGAACCCTGAGCCGGTGATGAACTATCTGCACTTTCACCGTGCCTACAAGACCAGTTATGAACTGACCTGTTTACGTGAAGCCAACCGCCTGGCTGTGCTGGGTCACAAGGCCGCGCGTGACGCTTTTTATGCCAAAGAGTCTGAGTATGGCATTCAGCAGGCGTACCTGCAGGCCACAGAACATATGGAAAACGACACGCCGTACGGCAACATTGTGGCACTGAACGAGAACTGTGCCATTTTGCATTACACCCATTTTGAGCGCCGCGCCCCGCAGCAGCATGTGTCGTTTTTGATCGATGCCGGTGCCAACTTTAATGGCTATGCATCGGATATTACTCGTACCTATGACTTTGCCCGTAAGGGCGAGTTTGCCGATCTGATCAAGGTCATGAACACCCACCAGATTGAACTGGGCCAGGCATTACAGCCAGGTAAACTGTATGGCGAGCTACACCTGGATTGCCACAAGCGCGTTGCGCAGGTGCTGATCGATTTCGATATTGTGCGTGGTTTGAGTGTAGAAGGGATCCTGGATCAGGGCATAACCTCGACCTTCTTCCCGCATGGCCTGGGCCACCACCTTGGCTTACAGGTTCACGATATGGGTGGCTTTATGGCAGATGAGTTGGGCACGCATCAGGCACCGCCGGAAGGGCATCCGTTCCTGCGCTGTACGCGTAAGATTGAAGCCAACCAGGTGTTCACGATTGAACCTGGTCTGTATTTTATTGATTCACTGCTGGGCGACCTGGCACAAACCGACAACAAACAGTATGTAAACTGGGACAAGGTTGACGCGTTTAAGCCGTATGGTGGCATTCGCATCGAGGACAATATTATTGTTCATGATGATCGTCTCGAAAATATGACTCGGGATCTGGCGCTGGACTAG
- a CDS encoding YigZ family protein: MSEYAIPSSPISHHEEIKKSTFIVHIAHTPTIADAKAFIRAINEQYPDARHNCWAHIAGAPGGSHVLGFSDDGEPNGTAGKPMLNVLLGSGLGEITAVTTRYFGGIKLGTGGLVRAYGGTLNNALDTLPTQIKIPASKLVGESDYALQGSIEQHLSSQYTVLNIDKQYGATIRWEIELDSREAKTAMASVYDLTHGAVSLTIKQP, from the coding sequence ATGTCTGAATACGCCATTCCCAGTAGTCCCATTTCCCATCACGAAGAAATCAAGAAAAGCACCTTTATTGTGCATATTGCCCATACGCCTACAATTGCTGATGCCAAGGCATTTATTCGTGCTATTAACGAGCAGTATCCGGATGCGCGACATAATTGCTGGGCTCATATCGCGGGTGCACCGGGCGGCAGTCATGTATTGGGCTTTTCAGACGATGGGGAGCCCAATGGTACCGCAGGTAAGCCGATGCTGAATGTGCTACTTGGCTCCGGTCTGGGAGAGATCACCGCAGTAACAACTCGCTATTTTGGCGGGATTAAGCTGGGGACAGGCGGCTTGGTGAGAGCCTATGGCGGGACACTCAATAATGCTCTGGATACATTGCCAACACAAATCAAGATCCCGGCAAGTAAGCTGGTGGGTGAATCTGATTATGCATTGCAAGGAAGTATAGAGCAGCACCTCAGTAGCCAGTACACTGTGCTGAATATAGATAAACAGTACGGCGCGACGATCCGCTGGGAAATTGAACTAGACAGCCGGGAAGCTAAAACGGCCATGGCGTCGGTGTACGATCTCACTCACGGTGCCGTCTCGCTGACGATCAAACAGCCCTGA
- a CDS encoding transglycosylase SLT domain-containing protein, whose product MKLWFSRIAATCLAVCSGAWSHLGQAADSHQAFKDAERVAWSGNYQAFKRSLGELDHPLKPYVEATFYKRHPKLKYQDEIGRFLSVYDHTPLDWMVRKSWLDYLKRRNKKALFIEHYQDTSNAELKCTYLQFQLDLGAPEKAILDQVEPLWVVGKSQPKACDKLFSQWQKAGYRTQELVWQRITHAAQGGQSSLLKYLKTLLPRNEAYLADLYLKVRRDPSASAGLYRYKKRTPREAEIAVYGVRRLIWRDPKLALRAWDKLQEMFTFTQAQQDSVAYRFALALASKGHDQAKFWLNKVPKEMQDKKLRQWLMSNMLKEQDWEGIAVLFTGMDNLSNGQIYWLGYSYAKRNQMEKAQALWQEIAPKRDYYGFLAAARLGLPAQLNAEPLNVPPSIVAKVSQAPGFKRAKALYELERFTAARREWNYLTNTSSTAEKLAASVLAAELDWYDSTIYTLAQIKAWNYVDLRFPMAFDDLFERYSERNDVDLAWSFAIARRESSFAPDARSHADAYGLMQLLPSTAKYVAKSRVSTRQLMRPATNIRLGTDYLDYLKGKNKGNEILATASYNAGFHRVKRWIPQQAMPAELWIELIPYRETRDYVKNVMAYRQVYHTKLGREGNILAGILDMQIGGK is encoded by the coding sequence GAAATTATGGTTTAGTCGTATTGCTGCCACCTGTCTTGCGGTGTGCAGTGGTGCCTGGAGTCACCTGGGTCAGGCTGCCGACTCGCATCAGGCGTTTAAAGACGCAGAGCGGGTGGCCTGGAGTGGTAATTATCAGGCCTTTAAGCGCTCGCTTGGCGAGCTCGATCATCCGCTCAAGCCTTATGTCGAGGCGACTTTCTATAAGCGTCACCCCAAACTTAAATATCAGGACGAGATAGGGCGCTTTTTATCTGTGTACGATCACACGCCGCTGGACTGGATGGTGCGTAAGAGCTGGCTGGATTACCTTAAGCGGCGCAACAAAAAAGCCTTATTTATTGAGCACTATCAGGACACCAGTAATGCAGAGCTGAAATGTACCTATTTACAGTTTCAACTTGATCTGGGGGCGCCGGAAAAAGCCATTCTGGATCAGGTGGAGCCTTTATGGGTGGTTGGTAAATCACAGCCGAAAGCCTGCGACAAGTTGTTTAGTCAATGGCAAAAAGCCGGGTATCGGACACAAGAGCTGGTATGGCAAAGGATCACCCACGCAGCGCAGGGTGGCCAGTCCTCTTTGCTGAAGTATCTGAAAACCCTGCTGCCGCGCAATGAAGCCTACCTGGCGGATCTGTATCTTAAGGTGCGTCGCGATCCCAGCGCCTCAGCAGGCTTATACCGCTATAAGAAGCGTACCCCCAGAGAGGCTGAAATTGCCGTGTATGGTGTGCGCCGCTTGATCTGGCGCGATCCTAAGCTGGCACTGCGGGCCTGGGACAAATTGCAGGAGATGTTTACCTTTACTCAGGCGCAGCAGGACAGTGTAGCCTATCGCTTTGCCTTAGCACTGGCGTCTAAAGGGCACGATCAGGCGAAGTTCTGGTTGAATAAAGTTCCTAAGGAGATGCAGGATAAGAAGCTACGCCAGTGGCTGATGAGTAACATGCTCAAAGAACAGGACTGGGAAGGGATCGCGGTGTTGTTCACGGGTATGGATAACTTAAGTAACGGGCAAATATACTGGCTGGGCTACAGTTATGCCAAACGTAATCAGATGGAGAAGGCTCAGGCCTTGTGGCAGGAGATTGCCCCAAAACGTGATTACTATGGTTTTCTTGCCGCTGCAAGACTGGGCTTACCTGCGCAACTCAATGCCGAGCCACTCAATGTGCCACCCAGCATCGTTGCAAAAGTGTCGCAGGCGCCCGGATTTAAGCGGGCGAAAGCCCTTTATGAATTGGAGCGCTTTACCGCTGCGCGGCGTGAGTGGAACTATCTGACTAACACCTCAAGTACGGCGGAAAAGCTGGCAGCCTCGGTATTGGCTGCAGAGCTTGACTGGTACGACAGTACCATTTATACCCTGGCGCAGATAAAAGCCTGGAACTATGTCGACCTGCGATTCCCAATGGCGTTTGATGATTTGTTTGAACGCTACAGTGAGCGTAATGACGTGGATCTGGCTTGGAGTTTTGCGATCGCCCGCAGAGAAAGTTCATTCGCCCCGGATGCCCGCTCGCATGCCGATGCATATGGATTGATGCAACTCCTGCCCAGTACAGCTAAATATGTTGCTAAATCAAGGGTATCGACGCGTCAGCTGATGAGGCCTGCCACCAATATTCGCCTTGGTACGGATTACCTCGATTACCTTAAGGGTAAGAATAAGGGCAATGAGATCCTTGCTACGGCTTCTTACAATGCCGGTTTTCACCGGGTGAAGCGTTGGATCCCGCAACAGGCCATGCCAGCGGAATTATGGATCGAGTTGATCCCTTATCGGGAAACCCGTGATTACGTAAAAAACGTGATGGCGTATCGGCAGGTCTATCACACCAAGTTAGGGCGTGAGGGCAACATTCTGGCCGGGATCCTGGATATGCAGATCGGCGGTAAGTAG
- a CDS encoding TrkH family potassium uptake protein, which yields MQFRTIIKILGQLVALFSLTMVPPALVSLIYKDGGGVPFVLAFIFSVLIGLMAYYPNRKEQGDLKAREGFLIVVLFWLVLGAFAAVPLIFLSEPNLSFADAVFEAFSGLTTTGATVLTGIEYLPKSVLFYRQQLQWLGGMGIIVLAVAVLPMLGVGGMQLYRAETPGPVKDSKMTPRIADTAKHLWYIYVTLTLACTLAYAWAGMSWFDAICHAFATIAIGGFSTYDASIGYFDSPMINAICVFFLLIAAANFSLHYAAVAGRNIKVYFRDPELKVFLFIQLALVVLCFAVLSSKQVYSNGDETLDHALFQAVSISTTAGFATDSFAAWPLFLPILLIFSSFIGGCAGSTGGGMKVVRVFLLYLQGIRELNRLVHPRAIYSIKLGRKALPDKVVEAVWGFFSAYALVFVIIMIALLGTGLDNITAFSATAACLNNLGPGLGDVAAHYGDIPDSAKWILTIAMVFGRLEIFTLLVLFTPTFWRG from the coding sequence ATGCAATTTCGTACCATTATAAAGATACTCGGACAGCTCGTTGCGCTCTTTAGTCTGACTATGGTGCCTCCGGCTCTGGTGTCTTTGATCTACAAGGACGGCGGCGGTGTGCCGTTTGTTCTGGCATTTATCTTTAGTGTCCTGATTGGCCTGATGGCCTACTACCCGAACCGCAAAGAGCAGGGCGACCTGAAGGCCAGAGAGGGCTTTTTGATCGTGGTTTTGTTCTGGCTGGTACTGGGTGCCTTCGCGGCCGTGCCGCTGATCTTCTTAAGTGAGCCTAACCTGTCTTTTGCCGATGCCGTCTTCGAGGCGTTCTCCGGTCTGACAACCACAGGCGCGACGGTACTGACAGGTATCGAGTATTTACCTAAGTCGGTGCTTTTCTATCGTCAGCAACTACAGTGGCTCGGCGGTATGGGGATCATTGTACTGGCCGTTGCCGTACTGCCTATGCTCGGCGTAGGTGGCATGCAGCTGTACCGGGCTGAAACGCCAGGGCCGGTAAAGGACTCCAAGATGACGCCGCGCATTGCCGATACCGCCAAGCATTTATGGTATATCTATGTGACTTTGACACTGGCCTGTACGTTGGCGTATGCCTGGGCGGGTATGAGCTGGTTTGATGCTATTTGCCATGCCTTTGCGACCATCGCCATCGGTGGGTTCTCAACCTATGACGCCTCGATAGGTTACTTCGACAGTCCGATGATCAACGCCATTTGCGTGTTCTTCCTGCTTATTGCTGCGGCGAACTTCTCCTTGCATTATGCGGCCGTGGCGGGCCGAAATATCAAAGTTTATTTTAGGGACCCCGAGCTCAAAGTCTTTTTGTTTATTCAGCTGGCGCTGGTGGTGCTGTGTTTTGCTGTACTGTCGTCCAAGCAGGTATACAGCAATGGAGACGAGACTCTGGATCATGCTCTGTTTCAGGCGGTTTCTATCAGTACCACTGCGGGCTTTGCTACTGACAGCTTTGCTGCCTGGCCTTTGTTCCTGCCAATTTTGTTGATTTTTTCCAGTTTTATTGGTGGTTGTGCAGGCTCTACGGGCGGAGGTATGAAAGTAGTGCGGGTATTTTTACTCTATCTGCAGGGGATCCGAGAGCTTAACCGCCTGGTTCATCCGCGTGCTATCTATTCTATTAAGCTGGGCCGTAAAGCGTTACCTGATAAAGTCGTAGAAGCGGTATGGGGATTCTTTTCAGCTTATGCGCTGGTATTTGTGATCATCATGATTGCGCTATTGGGCACTGGTCTGGATAACATTACTGCTTTCTCTGCCACTGCGGCCTGTCTGAATAACCTGGGCCCGGGCTTGGGTGATGTAGCCGCACATTACGGCGATATTCCCGATTCTGCAAAATGGATCCTGACCATCGCCATGGTCTTTGGACGCCTGGAAATCTTCACCTTGCTGGTCCTGTTTACCCCCACGTTCTGGCGTGGGTGA